The following proteins come from a genomic window of Aquimarina sp. MAR_2010_214:
- the lon gene encoding endopeptidase La — protein MAKTKFTTLDSLSFQGIDEDAELIPLMTPEDEEEIDKEELPEILPILPLRNTVLFPGVVIPITAGRDKSIKLLNEANNGNKTIGVVSQKEEDIENPSLKDINRVGVVARILRVLKMPDGNTTVILQGKKRFHIDEVVEEEPYIKAKVKEVPEARPAKENKEFSAIIDSIKDLALEIIKESPTIPSEASFAIKNIESNSFLINFVSSNLNLPVEEKQKLLEINDLKKRALATLKYMNVEFQKLELKNDIQSKVQHDMSQQQREYFLHQQMKTIQEELGGVSHEDEIEEMRLRSKDKKWDENVKEHFDKELSKMQRMNPQVAEYSIQRNYLDLFLDLPWNEFSTDKFDLKRAMKILDRDHYGLDEVKRRIIEYLAVLKLRNDMKSPILCLYGPPGVGKTSLGKSIAEALGREYVRISLGGLRDEAEIRGHRKTYIGAMPGRIIQSLKKAGTSNPVFVLDEIDKLSVGNQGDPSSALLEVLDPEQNSEFHDNFLEMGFDLSKVMFVATSNSLGTIQPALRDRMEIINVTGYTIEEKIEIAKQHLLPKQLEEHGLNKSHIKMGKVQLEKIVEGYTRESGVRGLEKQIAKMVRYAAKNIAMEEEYNVKISNEDIIEVLGAPKLERDKYENNDVAGVVTGLAWTSVGGDILFIESILSKGKGNLSITGNLGKVMKESATIAMEYIKANAAELGINPDIFEAYNVHIHVPEGATPKDGPSAGVTMLTSLVSLFTQRKVKKSLAMTGEITLRGKVLPVGGIKEKILAAKRAHIKEILLCEDNRRDINEIKPEYLKGLKFHYVKEMEDVLKFAITNTKVKNAKKL, from the coding sequence ATGGCTAAAACCAAATTTACGACACTTGACAGTTTGTCATTTCAGGGGATAGATGAAGATGCAGAATTAATTCCTTTAATGACACCAGAAGATGAAGAAGAAATAGATAAAGAAGAATTACCAGAAATATTACCAATATTACCTTTGAGAAATACGGTGTTATTTCCTGGAGTTGTTATTCCTATTACTGCAGGAAGAGATAAATCGATTAAACTTCTTAATGAAGCTAATAATGGTAATAAAACAATAGGTGTAGTTTCTCAGAAAGAAGAGGATATAGAAAACCCATCTTTAAAAGATATTAATAGAGTAGGTGTAGTAGCTCGTATTCTAAGAGTTTTAAAAATGCCTGACGGTAATACTACTGTAATACTACAAGGAAAAAAACGATTTCATATAGATGAGGTTGTAGAAGAGGAACCCTATATTAAAGCTAAAGTTAAAGAAGTTCCTGAGGCAAGACCAGCAAAAGAGAATAAAGAATTTAGTGCTATAATTGATTCGATCAAAGATTTGGCTTTAGAAATCATAAAAGAAAGTCCAACGATACCTTCTGAAGCCTCGTTTGCTATTAAAAATATAGAAAGTAATTCTTTTCTTATCAATTTTGTATCTTCTAATTTAAACCTTCCTGTAGAGGAAAAACAAAAATTACTGGAGATCAATGACCTTAAGAAAAGAGCATTAGCTACTTTAAAATATATGAATGTAGAGTTTCAGAAACTGGAACTTAAAAATGACATTCAGAGTAAGGTTCAGCATGATATGAGCCAGCAACAGCGGGAGTATTTCTTACATCAACAGATGAAAACCATACAAGAAGAACTTGGAGGTGTCTCACATGAAGATGAAATTGAAGAAATGCGTTTACGTAGTAAGGACAAGAAGTGGGACGAAAATGTAAAAGAACATTTTGATAAAGAGCTGTCCAAAATGCAACGTATGAATCCACAGGTAGCTGAGTATTCTATACAACGTAATTATTTAGACCTGTTTCTGGATTTACCTTGGAATGAGTTTAGTACAGATAAGTTTGACCTAAAACGAGCTATGAAGATTTTGGATAGAGATCATTATGGTTTAGACGAAGTAAAACGTCGAATTATAGAATACCTTGCAGTATTAAAACTGCGTAATGATATGAAATCCCCGATACTATGTCTATATGGCCCTCCTGGGGTAGGTAAAACTTCATTAGGAAAATCTATAGCAGAAGCTCTGGGAAGAGAATATGTAAGAATATCATTGGGAGGATTGCGTGATGAAGCAGAAATAAGAGGACATCGAAAAACGTATATAGGAGCAATGCCGGGTAGAATTATCCAAAGCCTTAAAAAAGCAGGAACCAGTAATCCTGTATTTGTGTTGGACGAAATAGATAAATTATCAGTCGGTAATCAGGGCGATCCATCATCTGCTTTATTAGAAGTTTTAGATCCTGAGCAGAATTCTGAATTTCACGATAATTTCCTTGAAATGGGATTTGATCTCTCTAAAGTAATGTTTGTAGCTACTTCTAACAGTCTGGGAACAATTCAGCCCGCACTTAGAGATCGTATGGAGATCATTAATGTAACTGGGTACACAATTGAAGAAAAAATTGAGATTGCCAAACAACATTTGTTGCCAAAACAGTTAGAAGAACACGGATTGAATAAGTCCCATATTAAAATGGGAAAGGTACAACTAGAAAAAATAGTTGAAGGATATACCAGAGAATCTGGAGTACGAGGCTTAGAAAAACAAATTGCTAAAATGGTGCGTTATGCGGCAAAGAATATAGCAATGGAGGAGGAGTATAATGTGAAAATTAGCAATGAAGATATTATTGAAGTTCTTGGAGCACCAAAATTAGAACGTGATAAGTATGAAAATAATGATGTAGCTGGCGTAGTAACAGGGCTTGCATGGACAAGTGTAGGTGGAGATATTCTATTTATAGAGTCTATTCTCTCTAAAGGAAAAGGAAACTTGAGCATTACCGGAAACTTAGGAAAGGTGATGAAAGAGTCTGCTACCATTGCTATGGAATATATTAAGGCCAATGCTGCAGAATTAGGGATCAATCCAGATATTTTTGAAGCATATAATGTGCATATACACGTACCCGAAGGAGCTACGCCAAAAGATGGCCCTAGCGCAGGAGTTACAATGCTAACTTCTTTGGTTTCTTTATTTACACAACGTAAGGTTAAGAAAAGCCTTGCTATGACAGGAGAGATTACATTACGGGGAAAAGTATTACCTGTTGGTGGAATTAAAGAAAAAATCCTTGCTGCAAAAAGAGCACATATAAAAGAGATATTACTTTGTGAAGATAACAGGAGAGATATTAATGAAATTAAACCTGAATATTTGAAAGGGCTTAAATTTCATTATGTTAAAGAAATGGAAGATGTATTAAAATTTGCAATTACCAATACCAAGGTTAAAAATGCAAAGAAATTATAA
- a CDS encoding head GIN domain-containing protein, whose protein sequence is MRTAAFIIGLTLCGITSLQAQWWGNGKKISGNGNSVTKNRTTSDYDQIKVKGSLDVSLISGTEGKITIKGESNLVDYIITEVEGDALRVYVKKGYYLKPSIGKKLIITVPFKDLTQVTLSGSGDIHSSDPIKASDFKTRVSGSGDVKLVVDAKNIWGQVSGSGDLALKGSTDSFNGNVSGSGDLSAYELNAKNVTATVSGSGDIEVTASTFLKARVSGSGDIFYKGDPQKEDKKVSGSGDITKR, encoded by the coding sequence ATGAGAACAGCAGCATTTATTATAGGGCTTACATTGTGTGGTATAACTTCTTTGCAAGCACAATGGTGGGGAAATGGAAAAAAAATCAGTGGTAATGGCAATTCTGTTACCAAAAATAGAACAACATCAGACTATGATCAAATAAAAGTAAAGGGAAGTCTGGATGTATCCTTAATATCAGGTACAGAAGGCAAGATCACAATCAAGGGAGAAAGTAATCTTGTTGATTATATTATAACCGAAGTCGAAGGAGATGCCTTAAGAGTTTATGTAAAAAAAGGGTATTACCTAAAACCTTCTATAGGAAAAAAACTAATTATTACCGTTCCTTTTAAAGATCTAACTCAAGTAACACTATCAGGATCAGGCGATATACATAGCTCTGATCCAATTAAAGCCTCTGATTTTAAAACTAGAGTATCTGGATCTGGTGATGTTAAACTTGTTGTAGATGCAAAAAACATATGGGGGCAAGTATCTGGTTCTGGTGATCTGGCATTAAAAGGAAGTACAGACAGTTTTAACGGAAATGTATCTGGATCTGGTGATCTTTCTGCATATGAGTTAAATGCAAAGAATGTAACAGCCACCGTATCTGGATCTGGGGATATCGAAGTAACGGCTAGTACCTTTTTAAAGGCTCGTGTATCCGGATCTGGTGATATATTCTATAAAGGAGACCCTCAAAAAGAAGATAAAAAGGTATCTGGATCAGGAGATATTACAAAAAGATAG
- a CDS encoding polysaccharide biosynthesis/export family protein: protein MENISSTNSFTSVFKVDDIVGIIVSAADMDAVRPFNLIQSSSISQGESGGGNASSGEPTYLINEEGNIDFPVLGELKIAGLTRIEVKEMVKEKLKVYINDPIVSVRLKNFKITVLGEVKTPGSYPIPNERVTVIEALGLAGDMTIKGKRENVIIIRENEGVNTYHRVDLTSKSIFESPVYYLAQNDVLYVEPNNSRIKESKARNNTLSVIISIVGVVLSVVTLVIR, encoded by the coding sequence TTGGAGAATATTTCTTCAACAAATTCTTTTACTTCTGTTTTTAAAGTTGATGATATCGTTGGGATAATAGTTTCAGCTGCTGATATGGATGCGGTAAGACCATTTAATCTAATACAAAGTTCTTCTATATCACAGGGAGAAAGTGGAGGAGGAAATGCTAGTTCGGGAGAACCTACTTATTTAATAAATGAGGAAGGGAATATTGATTTTCCTGTTTTAGGAGAACTAAAAATTGCTGGCTTAACTCGAATTGAAGTTAAGGAAATGGTTAAAGAAAAACTGAAAGTGTATATTAATGATCCTATAGTAAGTGTAAGGCTTAAAAACTTTAAAATTACTGTTCTAGGAGAAGTAAAAACCCCAGGATCTTATCCAATTCCTAATGAAAGAGTTACAGTCATTGAAGCTCTTGGTTTAGCAGGTGATATGACAATTAAAGGAAAAAGAGAAAATGTAATAATCATTAGAGAAAATGAAGGAGTAAATACATACCACCGTGTGGATCTTACTTCTAAATCAATTTTTGAATCTCCGGTATACTATTTAGCGCAAAACGATGTTCTTTATGTTGAACCAAATAATTCGAGAATAAAAGAATCCAAAGCACGTAACAATACCCTAAGTGTAATCATCAGTATCGTTGGTGTTGTTTTATCTGTAGTTACTTTGGTTATAAGATAA
- a CDS encoding RNA polymerase sigma factor: MSLTQLNTEQLIAKCRERDQNAQLETYNRYYKAMYNTALRIIKDTAEAEDIMQEAFLTAFTKLSMLEDNNMFGAWLKRIVINASLTASRKKDIHREVALETVEYALTDSNGIVEEDLTSVKVNTVLNTLTQLKDSYSTALSLYLIEGYDYEEICQIMNISYSNCRTLISRAKESLRKKLQFV, encoded by the coding sequence TTGTCACTAACCCAACTAAATACAGAGCAACTAATTGCGAAATGTCGCGAGCGAGATCAAAATGCGCAGCTCGAAACATACAATCGTTATTATAAGGCAATGTACAATACAGCATTGAGAATCATAAAGGACACAGCAGAAGCTGAAGATATTATGCAAGAAGCCTTTTTAACAGCTTTTACAAAACTATCAATGCTAGAAGACAATAATATGTTTGGGGCTTGGTTAAAAAGGATAGTAATTAATGCCAGTTTAACCGCATCACGTAAAAAAGATATTCATCGTGAAGTAGCCCTAGAAACTGTTGAGTATGCTCTTACAGATAGCAACGGAATTGTGGAAGAAGATCTGACTTCTGTAAAAGTAAATACAGTATTAAATACACTAACTCAACTTAAAGACAGCTATAGTACTGCATTATCATTATACCTTATAGAAGGTTACGATTATGAAGAAATCTGTCAAATCATGAATATATCATATTCTAATTGTCGTACGCTTATTTCGCGCGCAAAAGAAAGCTTACGAAAAAAATTACAATTTGTATGA
- a CDS encoding nucleoside-diphosphate sugar epimerase/dehydratase — translation MIKSYLINNSHKHASKWLVLSIDVFITIFNFFLAYVIRFGITLNFDTTNLIYQLPIIAGLSTLSFLLVGSYKGVVRHTGMRDAYNLFVAVTILISLMGFFMASSRLALLPELLNIPVSIICVHYLLNIITLTTSRLVFKYCYYYVKSKIGETSRILIYGAGDSGLITLAAVTNDSNRSLSVVGFVDDNSQKIGKTINGIRVYPSGMINQSFITKNNIKEIVVSIPHISKKRLSEISDNLLKLQVTVKIIPAVNDWIDGKLKVSQIKEIQIEDLLERAPINMDNQNITQELNDKVVLITGAAGSIGSEIVRQASYYSYKHLVLVDQAESPLYDLQQELLSKGVTNFTPIVADIRDHQRVETIFEEYRPNMVFHAAAYKHVPLMENNPCEAIKINVLGTRRLADLSSEFGVDKFVFVSTDKAVNPTNVMGATKRVAEMYIKCINKTSETKFITTRFGNVLGSNGSVIPLFKKQIQKGGPLTVTHKDVTRFFMTIPEASQLVIEAGTMGNGGEIFIFDMGESVKIFDLAKKMIRLSGLRYPEDIDIKITGLRPGEKLYEELLADTENTLPTYHKKIMISRFDDNDCVLVKDKIDDLCIMNLLSQDYQIVGKLKEIVPEFISNNSTFESIDKINKRSIQGKREVLA, via the coding sequence ATGATAAAGAGCTACCTTATAAATAATTCGCATAAACACGCATCTAAATGGCTTGTTTTATCTATTGATGTGTTCATTACGATTTTTAATTTCTTTTTGGCGTATGTAATTAGATTTGGGATCACATTAAATTTTGATACCACTAATTTGATATACCAATTACCAATTATAGCAGGCTTATCAACCTTAAGCTTTTTACTGGTAGGATCCTATAAAGGAGTGGTTAGACATACAGGAATGAGAGATGCCTATAACTTGTTTGTTGCTGTAACTATTTTGATTAGTTTAATGGGATTTTTTATGGCATCCAGTAGATTAGCACTCTTGCCAGAATTGTTAAATATTCCTGTATCTATAATTTGTGTACACTATTTATTAAATATTATAACACTTACTACAAGTCGTTTGGTATTTAAATATTGCTACTACTATGTGAAGTCAAAAATAGGAGAAACTTCTAGAATATTGATTTATGGAGCAGGAGATTCGGGATTAATAACTCTTGCAGCGGTAACTAATGATTCTAATAGATCTTTGTCAGTAGTAGGTTTTGTTGATGACAATTCTCAAAAAATTGGTAAAACAATTAATGGAATTAGGGTATATCCTTCGGGAATGATCAACCAAAGCTTTATTACAAAAAACAATATTAAGGAGATCGTTGTATCAATACCGCATATAAGCAAAAAGAGACTCTCAGAAATCTCTGATAATTTACTTAAACTGCAAGTTACAGTTAAAATAATACCAGCAGTAAATGATTGGATTGATGGTAAATTAAAGGTTTCTCAGATTAAAGAAATCCAAATAGAAGACTTATTAGAAAGAGCTCCTATTAATATGGATAATCAGAATATTACGCAAGAGCTTAATGATAAGGTAGTTTTGATAACAGGAGCAGCTGGATCAATAGGAAGCGAAATAGTAAGACAAGCTTCATATTATAGCTATAAACATCTTGTTTTAGTCGATCAGGCAGAATCTCCTTTATATGACTTACAACAAGAACTCTTAAGTAAAGGAGTAACTAATTTTACACCTATTGTTGCTGATATAAGAGATCACCAGAGAGTTGAAACTATATTTGAAGAATATAGACCTAATATGGTTTTTCATGCAGCAGCATATAAACATGTGCCTCTTATGGAGAATAATCCTTGTGAAGCAATTAAGATTAATGTTCTTGGAACTAGGAGATTAGCGGATTTGTCATCTGAGTTCGGTGTAGATAAATTTGTTTTTGTATCTACCGATAAAGCAGTTAACCCTACAAATGTAATGGGAGCAACTAAAAGAGTTGCTGAAATGTATATAAAATGTATTAATAAGACCAGTGAAACTAAATTTATCACAACCAGATTCGGGAATGTATTGGGATCCAATGGATCCGTTATTCCATTATTTAAAAAACAAATTCAAAAAGGAGGGCCGTTAACTGTTACTCATAAAGATGTAACTCGTTTCTTTATGACTATACCAGAAGCCTCTCAATTGGTTATTGAAGCAGGAACGATGGGTAATGGAGGTGAAATATTTATTTTTGATATGGGAGAATCTGTAAAGATTTTCGATCTGGCAAAGAAAATGATACGATTATCCGGTCTTAGATATCCAGAAGATATAGATATAAAAATTACTGGCCTTAGACCAGGGGAGAAATTATATGAAGAACTTTTGGCCGATACAGAAAATACATTACCTACATATCATAAGAAAATAATGATAAGTAGGTTTGATGATAATGATTGTGTTTTGGTAAAAGATAAAATAGATGATCTTTGTATCATGAATTTATTGAGTCAGGATTATCAGATTGTAGGGAAATTAAAAGAGATTGTTCCAGAATTTATTTCTAATAATTCTACTTTTGAGAGTATCGATAAAATTAACAAAAGAAGTATTCAAGGTAAGCGAGAAGTTCTTGCATAG
- a CDS encoding tyrosine-protein phosphatase, giving the protein MRFLSKKDVPFKEIVPDGYIDIHSHLLPGIDDGVKTIYQSGYILEQFENFGFKKVITTPHIMQDIWPNSSQTITSNLKKLKDVLVPLGITKIELQASAEYMMDDLFYERIKNNDILLLHKNYILVEMSTFAPPINLNEILFEIKLAGYIPILAHPERYSFYHDDLKKYDELKESGFLFQLNLLSMSGYYGEQIKSFAKKLIDLGYIDFTGTDVHNYHQLEVLEKGFDYKASKKITSLMKNNIEFS; this is encoded by the coding sequence TTGCGGTTCTTATCAAAAAAAGACGTTCCTTTTAAAGAAATTGTACCCGATGGCTACATTGATATTCATTCACATTTGCTTCCGGGTATCGATGATGGAGTAAAAACAATTTATCAATCAGGTTATATTCTGGAACAATTTGAAAATTTTGGATTTAAAAAAGTAATTACTACTCCTCATATAATGCAGGACATATGGCCAAATTCTTCGCAAACAATAACTAGTAATTTAAAAAAACTTAAAGATGTTCTCGTTCCTCTTGGGATAACAAAAATAGAACTACAAGCAAGTGCAGAATACATGATGGACGATTTGTTTTATGAACGTATAAAAAACAATGACATTTTACTATTACACAAAAATTATATCTTGGTCGAAATGTCGACTTTTGCCCCTCCTATTAATCTAAACGAAATCTTATTCGAAATTAAATTGGCAGGATACATTCCTATTTTGGCACATCCAGAACGGTATTCTTTTTATCATGATGATCTAAAAAAATATGACGAATTAAAAGAATCCGGGTTCTTATTTCAACTTAACTTATTATCGATGTCAGGATATTATGGTGAGCAAATAAAATCCTTTGCCAAAAAACTGATAGACCTAGGTTATATTGATTTTACGGGTACTGATGTACACAACTATCATCAATTGGAAGTTCTGGAAAAAGGGTTTGATTATAAAGCTTCTAAAAAAATTACTTCTTTAATGAAAAACAATATTGAGTTTTCTTAA
- a CDS encoding polysaccharide biosynthesis tyrosine autokinase yields MISNTDNAPAKSANFDSSSGFSFNLRDQIIKYLKHWYWFALSVFVFVSLAYVKVRYTIPQYNVSSTIVISQEESMSESELSAFKDLGILDDGQSKIENEIQIIKSRTLLTNVVNNLKLNVRYFSEGRILELESYPKSLIEINFLSDDSIVHKKSKIFYVRIDSSTSFSFLDEKNQKLSDHSFGKTISTSVGDIIITPSVDTMEANSGKIIKIVIAPVKFVAESYRNRLSIMSVKGSSIVKLSLNDPVKEKAKDIINNLVEEYNKATVENKKQASERTADFINDRLELISGDLTQVDDQAATYQSRRGLTSSDVGVQAQQFSSLDTKNSQEIARLNTQLYFIESMRKFVLSQEGKFDLVPQSNSGFSDPTVATTISRYNGLILQRQRLLKTSSVKNPVVVNIDQQIGGLRQVLTGSLNSLKNSIKGQLRSLNTQNQYFGGQIYSAPTRQKDIRAIEREQTIKEQLYLYLLQKREEAEIKSHITLSNARVIDKASTLGSYPVSPNRKTIYAGALFFGLILPFLIIYTSDLLNVKVSSREDLEKVLSMPIIGSIPKVKSKNRIMISQNDRSGIAEAFRILRTNLDFLMAGINKTKGKIIFVTSTISGEGKTLISSNLAKTLAISGKKVAFLGTDLRDPKLHKFFDLPNGKDSKGLTNFIMNSELTPEDIIYKDKAEDPFDIIPSGAIPPNPAELLMQDRVDVIFKYLEEHYDYIIVDTAPVSLVTDTLLIAKHADLSIYIVRENYSDKRVLQVPENFYREKRLPNIAVLLNAAGNKADYNYGYGYGKKN; encoded by the coding sequence ATGATTTCTAATACCGATAATGCTCCTGCAAAGAGTGCTAATTTTGATTCGTCTTCTGGGTTTAGTTTTAATCTTAGAGATCAAATCATAAAATACCTTAAACACTGGTATTGGTTTGCATTAAGCGTCTTTGTTTTTGTTTCTTTAGCATATGTTAAAGTAAGATATACAATTCCTCAGTATAATGTCTCTTCTACCATTGTGATTTCTCAGGAAGAAAGTATGAGTGAATCTGAGTTGTCTGCATTTAAAGATCTTGGAATATTAGATGATGGACAGAGTAAAATAGAGAATGAGATTCAGATTATTAAATCAAGAACACTATTGACTAATGTAGTTAATAATTTAAAACTAAATGTTCGATATTTTAGTGAAGGAAGAATTTTGGAATTAGAGAGTTATCCAAAATCACTTATTGAAATTAATTTTTTATCAGATGACTCTATAGTGCATAAAAAATCAAAGATCTTTTATGTACGAATTGATTCTAGCACCTCGTTTTCTTTTTTAGATGAAAAAAATCAGAAGCTAAGTGATCATTCTTTTGGAAAAACTATTAGTACTAGTGTCGGAGATATTATTATTACCCCGAGTGTAGATACTATGGAAGCTAATAGTGGTAAGATCATAAAAATTGTAATAGCGCCAGTAAAATTTGTTGCAGAATCGTATAGAAACAGGTTGTCTATCATGTCGGTTAAAGGCTCATCGATTGTTAAATTGTCATTAAACGACCCAGTAAAGGAAAAAGCAAAAGATATTATTAATAACCTTGTAGAAGAATATAACAAGGCAACTGTAGAAAATAAAAAACAAGCTTCGGAAAGAACAGCAGATTTTATAAATGACCGATTAGAACTTATTTCTGGAGATTTAACCCAGGTAGATGACCAGGCGGCAACTTATCAATCCAGAAGAGGTTTAACTAGTAGTGATGTAGGAGTTCAAGCTCAACAATTCTCGAGTTTAGATACTAAAAATTCTCAGGAAATTGCACGATTAAATACACAGCTTTATTTTATAGAATCAATGAGAAAGTTTGTGCTTAGTCAAGAGGGAAAATTTGATCTTGTACCACAATCTAATTCAGGATTTAGTGACCCAACGGTTGCTACCACTATATCAAGATATAATGGATTGATTCTTCAAAGACAACGTTTATTAAAAACTTCGAGTGTAAAGAACCCTGTTGTTGTAAATATAGATCAGCAGATTGGTGGTTTAAGACAGGTTCTGACAGGGAGTTTAAATAGTCTGAAAAACTCAATTAAGGGACAATTACGAAGCTTAAATACGCAAAATCAATATTTTGGAGGTCAAATATATAGCGCACCAACACGACAGAAAGATATTAGAGCTATTGAGCGTGAGCAAACTATAAAAGAACAACTATACCTTTATCTACTTCAAAAAAGAGAAGAAGCAGAAATAAAAAGTCATATCACTCTTTCTAATGCCAGAGTAATAGATAAAGCTTCTACATTGGGATCATATCCAGTATCCCCAAATAGGAAAACAATATATGCAGGAGCTCTTTTCTTTGGTTTGATATTGCCTTTTCTTATTATATATACTTCAGATCTGTTGAATGTAAAAGTAAGTTCAAGAGAGGATCTGGAAAAAGTACTTTCTATGCCAATTATTGGATCTATACCAAAAGTGAAATCTAAAAATAGAATTATGATTTCACAAAATGATAGATCGGGAATAGCAGAAGCATTTAGGATTTTAAGAACTAATCTTGACTTCTTAATGGCAGGAATTAATAAAACGAAAGGGAAGATTATTTTTGTTACTTCTACTATTTCTGGAGAGGGAAAGACTTTAATTTCTTCAAATTTGGCCAAAACTTTAGCTATTTCAGGAAAGAAAGTAGCTTTTTTGGGTACAGATTTAAGAGACCCTAAACTTCATAAGTTTTTTGACTTGCCTAATGGAAAAGATTCTAAAGGACTTACTAATTTTATAATGAATAGCGAGTTAACTCCAGAAGATATTATATATAAAGATAAAGCAGAAGACCCATTTGATATTATACCCTCTGGAGCAATACCACCTAACCCTGCAGAACTTCTAATGCAGGATAGAGTAGATGTAATATTTAAATACCTCGAAGAACACTATGATTATATTATTGTAGATACTGCTCCTGTGAGTCTTGTCACCGATACACTTTTAATAGCAAAACATGCAGATTTAAGTATTTATATCGTAAGAGAAAATTACTCTGATAAAAGAGTGTTACAGGTTCCTGAGAATTTCTATAGAGAAAAACGTTTACCAAATATTGCAGTTTTACTTAATGCTGCAGGTAATAAGGCTGATTATAACTATGGATATGGTTATGGTAAAAAGAATTAA
- a CDS encoding DegT/DnrJ/EryC1/StrS aminotransferase family protein: MNIIDSKKIWLSSPHMGGSEQKFVKEAFDTNWVAPLGPNVNGFESDIESYLGEDVYAAALSSGTAALHLGLKLLGVTVGDEVLCQSMTFAASANPIVYLGAKPVFVDSERSTWNLCPDQLEIAIKDRIAKGKKPKAIIAVHLYGMPYNVEAIHKIASEYRIPILEDSAEALGSSYQGINCGTFGDIAILSFNGNKIITTSGGGALVSKKQEYKDKAIFWATQARDNAPHYEHSEIGYNYRMSNITAGIGRGQMEVLDTHVNNRRSNFEFYKKNLEDSSEIKFLEEPSGYHSNRWLTCIETSSYELREGIRLSLAEENIESRPLWKPMHQQAVFADCDAYLNGISDDLFDRGLCLPSGSNLEKDDLYRIVSVIKNVLR; this comes from the coding sequence ATGAATATAATTGATTCAAAAAAAATATGGCTTTCTTCACCGCATATGGGTGGATCAGAGCAAAAATTTGTCAAAGAAGCATTTGACACGAACTGGGTAGCACCTTTGGGTCCAAATGTTAATGGATTTGAAAGTGATATCGAAAGTTATCTTGGTGAAGATGTTTATGCTGCAGCACTAAGTTCTGGTACGGCTGCATTACACCTTGGGTTAAAACTATTAGGTGTTACTGTAGGTGATGAAGTGTTATGCCAAAGTATGACATTTGCTGCTTCTGCCAATCCAATAGTATATCTTGGAGCTAAACCTGTATTTGTCGATAGTGAAAGGAGCACCTGGAATCTATGTCCAGACCAATTAGAAATAGCAATAAAAGACAGAATTGCAAAAGGTAAAAAGCCTAAAGCAATTATTGCTGTTCATTTATATGGAATGCCATATAATGTAGAAGCTATTCATAAGATTGCTTCAGAATATAGAATCCCAATATTAGAAGATAGTGCAGAAGCTTTAGGAAGTTCTTATCAAGGAATTAATTGTGGAACTTTTGGAGATATTGCAATCCTTTCATTTAATGGGAATAAGATTATTACTACCTCTGGAGGTGGGGCACTTGTTTCTAAAAAACAAGAATATAAAGATAAAGCCATTTTTTGGGCAACTCAAGCCAGAGATAATGCACCTCATTATGAACATTCTGAAATAGGGTATAATTACAGGATGAGTAATATTACAGCAGGTATAGGAAGAGGACAGATGGAAGTTTTGGATACCCATGTTAATAATAGACGTAGTAATTTTGAATTTTACAAAAAGAATCTTGAAGATTCTTCAGAAATAAAATTTTTGGAAGAACCTTCAGGATATCATTCTAATAGATGGCTAACTTGTATAGAAACGAGCTCTTATGAACTAAGAGAAGGAATACGGTTGTCATTAGCAGAAGAAAACATAGAATCAAGACCGTTATGGAAGCCCATGCATCAACAAGCTGTATTTGCAGATTGTGATGCTTACCTCAATGGAATTTCTGATGACCTATTTGATCGAGGCCTTTGCTTACCTAGCGGGTCTAATCTTGAAAAAGATGATTTATATAGAATAGTATCAGTAATTAAAAATGTATTGAGATGA